aaagtatagTGTTTCACAGGGTTGAGTATTGGGATCTCTATAACTCTATATGCTACCATTAGGAAAATATATCAGCTAAATCCAATGACActaacacaatcagtaagattgaaGATAGTGTAAATGACATTAAGGACTGGATGATGTGtaactttcttttacttaaCTCAGATAAAACTAaggttttacttttactttacttttgttgtgCAATGCCTACTGTTGATGACACATCATTGggtcccaaaaactggtggaaacactGGCTGGTTCTCTAAAAAGGTTCCaaactgaaattttttttttggttgaaaAGCTTTAAAAGCAGTTTTACTCTTTTAAATATCCTGCTACAAGGGATATACAATGTACTAAAGACACCAGATTCATTTTGCATGCTCTTTATCCAATTTATTAGAAACAGCTACCACACAGGTGCCCTTTGTAGATTTACACCTATAAACTGTTACACTTATaaacactttttatattttatcagaCAGCTGCAAAACTGTCCATCAAGGACCATCATTTGACAACTGTTGACCATATTCATGGTAGTGGTGTTTAGGTGCTGATGCTGTATTGGATTAGATTAGATTGTCATTGTGCAGTATACAAGTACTGTgccaataaaatacagtatggTTATTAGGCAAGGCAGTCATAAGAgactgtattacattttgtcCATACATTGTGTCAGTCATTCTGTAGCCAGTCATCAATATTCAGTCTCTGATCACAAAGCTACTCTTGCCTGGAAGCACACAAATAATAGCTAATCAGAACCTACAAAATTTAGCTACATAGAAGGTGTTTCTGTCTAGTATGAGTATTTCATGTGGTGTTTTCATTTGTTTGTAGACCCTCTcgtattcacatttaaatgtaggTTGCAATattcctgactgcatgtctatggactgtggaaggacaccggagcacccagaaaaAACTCACatggacatagggagaacatgcaaaattcacacagaaacgacctggattgctccacctgggaactgaacccatcATATCTATTCCGtcatatctagcaggagcagcattgttggcacagcaagTGTCTTCCTTGCATTAAGGTATTAGTCAAAAAGCTGCAAATGTAGTTTTTGTCACTGCCAAACTTTACCCAATGGAAGGGTCAATTTCAATTGTTTAAAGACAGCAGAAGGTGCATGAAATATGTCTGTACCTGTTGCTTGTGAGGTGCACTTCTCGTTTGCATGGGGCCTCCTTTGTGCAACCTTGGCTGGGCAGAGCAGCCGATGAGGCCATCACCACCCCGGGGGCAATGGCGCTCGCTGCTGTGCAGATCTGATATGCCTGAAACATGTGGTAAGTGTGTGCCAAGtcgttaaatgtaaatgtaactactTTCAGAATTAGTAAACAAACAGGACCCTGTAGCTTTGTTCCGAGTAGCTTACCCTGTACCACCGCCTAGTTGCTGGGCACCACGATCTGCTGCCCATCGCTTGTTTGGGCATACTGCAAAATAGTGGTGCCTGGCTGGGCAGCCACAGCATTGGTCATACTGAGAGTCTGCAGGCCCTGCATGCCATCAGTGTCATTACTGGCCAGCTGGATAGCTCCACCCTGCGTGATTGCAACTGTAATATACAGAGATTCCTAAATGTAGGTACAGCTTCAGATTCAAATCTGTACTGATAACCTATTCAATCAAATATATGCAGTGGCTGTTTAAAGTTTACATTAAAAGGTTTAGAATAACTGGGGTTCACTTGCAAATTAAAACATACTCTACTGGCCACTGCTGGTCTGATAAATGGGGGCTGGCACTGTAACTGTATAGCAGGAGCAGTGTCTTCTTCTGATTTCTCCTCTTCAATTCGTTGCACAATTGGGGTGTCTGATGACAGGTCATTTAAAATCTTTCTGTAGATCAGTAAAAAAACCCATGATCTTAGAATTTTACCACACAACACCATGATTAACTATATAAGAGTAATACTGATGTACTTACACATACCTATAAGAATGGCATCTGGAGAGGATCTCTCTGCGTTGCTGAGAGTCAGTAACACTATCCACAACTCCAACtcctgtgaatgtaaatgtttccaTAAATCTGTGAGTCCTACTGTCAAAATCTGTCAGTGCGCATTGATAATAcgcaaaagtattaaagtacaaagtaaagtaagtattaaagtacacaagtattaaagtacaaagtattaaagtacaaagtaAAGTACACAACTAATaaagtacaaagtattaaagtacaaagtaaagtacacaagtattaaagtacacaagtaatgttgtacacactatgtatttaaataaatagaataaaacagaataataataataaatagaataaaaatgtaagaCTTTCCAGCGAgcagtgaggacagctgaaaagactTTTCATCACATTGACTTTTCACTCTCCTGCCGGCTGGGAGAGGATACCGCACATTTGCTCCCTCACTGCTAGACTGTGCAACAGCTTCATTCCACAAGCCATCAACACAAGCCATCAACTCAAGTCTGAACTGATGGACACAGACCCACTGACACACAATTACACGGAAACAcgtatacactcacacacacatacacaaactcacacacagacacatacagtagtgttaaaaaaaatagcagtgactttacaaaagtgaataaagcacaaaatcattataataacttttatttccataaatgcaaacgcactgaaaatactacactttcaattctaaatcaaaacattaactaaatgtagccagtttgtgttaatcctttacagaaagttaagaaaaatgaatattaggctgttcaaaaaaatagcagtgccagcatttttctttaaaaactaaaaaaatgtatctataacatgaaaaaatgtttgaggtttcactttactttaaattactgaactaatattcagtggcataacaattgtttccgagatctgtgttgcatggagtcgaccaacttctggcacctctgaacaggtattccagtccaggatgattagactacattccacagttcttctgcaattttgggttttgcctcaaaaatacgtgtttcagacgtcagcccacaagttctctctgggattgaagtcaggggattgggctggtcactctattacctcaatcttgtttgtctgtaaccaagatgttttgggtcattgtcatgttaaaacacccattttaaggacatttcttcttcgacatagggcaacatgatctcctcaagtattctgatatatttaaattgatccatgatccctcgtatgtgataaataggcgtaacaccatggtatgaaaaacatccccatatcatcattttgtaccaccatgctttactgtcatcacagtgtactgtggcttgaattcagtgctcgagggtcatctgacatactgtctacggccactagacccaaaaagaacaattttgctttcatcagtccacaaatgttgagccatttctctttggaccagtcaatgtgttccttggcaaatttgaacccattcaggaaacgtctttttcttaacaacaggactttgcaggagttcttgctggtaaattggctccacttaatcatcttctgtactcactggtaacttcagatgttccttgatctttctggtggtgatcattggctgagcctttgccattctggctattctctgatccattcgaacagtagttccacgcttccttctgcgtctttcagattttggttgtcactttaaggcattttagctgagcagccaataatttgctgcacttctctgtatgttttttccctctacaatcaactttttaatcaaagtacgctgttcatcagaacaatgtctggaacaacccattttacccaatatttcaaaaggaaatgagctatgacctgtgcaacatttgccaccctcctacattaaataagggccaaaattgacacccgttcttctgcagaatgaatgacttcaccaattgaactcctcactgctattattttgaacaaccccctttcaatcaatgcttcaattactcagaatgagtgggatgcatgtcctaattgctgggtttgttttgttttcattactctactacactttcaagtgaattttttgctatgtagaaatatcacttctactaaaaacagtgatttatcaagttaatggtgttggactgctatttttttgaacactactgtacactAACATTTGCACACTACAAGCACACAAACTCACATGCATGCATACacccatatacatacacacacacttagattctgacacatatatacacacatacacaaacatgcatatacacacacacacacacacaatttgcaCTATATtccatttttgcaccttattctttaatatctctgctgctatataaaccctgtaTATCCGAATATATTTTCTACctcactcagtaccatgtactggctaTCACTACTCTTGTCTTTGGTCCTCCCCCCTCAATTTCGTTAGATTAGAATTGTCTTCATATTTATTGTGCTAATTTTGTCTGAACTGTGTATGTtgtattgttttgcacttgtATTCTGTGTTACAACCTGGTCTTGGAGGATCgttgttttgtttcaatatttacttgtacagtatatagttgaaatgacaataaagcctctcttgaactcttaaATGCAGATACTGTTTTGtctaaaattaaaacatttggaATGAGGTGATGCAGACCAAGTAACAAGCTAGACCGCGGAAGCTAACATTTGTCACCTCGCATTGCATTACTTTTTGCTGGTCACCTCATGTAGCATTACCTCTAGTAACCACTAGACGGCAATATTTCTCTTTTAGCTACATACTGCACAGTATTTGTGGACTGCTATATCCAGGAGTTTATTGTAAATATCTTcttgaataaaattattttggCTCTACAATGACTAAACAATCAGCTCTGGTAATCAACAGAATTTGTCATCtatcagtttgccctcacaaatagaTTTGAACATGGACAGAATAAATAGGCATTGGCACTGGGGCTTAtgtgtaatgaataaaagaCGACTGAACGGCTtttctcttaaagacacaattGAGTTGCTCTGAGTTGACAAAGTCATGTTGACCAGATCTCTAGCTGCCCCAATTATTCCTATACCAGTTTACGTATGACGCAAGCATGCAAGTGCTAGCCCTACCAGAACCCATACAGATTGCATTGCAGTGACTACAGCTAAAAAAATgccttaatatgagagtctatCAGAGCAATCATACTGAAATCACCCAAAAGGAGCGGTACTGTACGGAGCACAACTTGACACTGATTGGACTATAATTTTCAGAGGCAAGACAAATTGTCCAGGACAGTCACAGCAAGTATAACTGTGGTAGAATGTAACAGAAAAAATTCTTCCCCTTCGTCCTTTGGTGTGTCACCTGATAGCCCTAAGGAACAAGCCGTACCCTTACAGAAGGCAAAGTTTAAGCCATTATTAGCACTAATCTATGCCAATTTAGAAAGATGGTCATTTCTACCACCTTCAGTGCTCAGAAAGCTAGAAAGAGCAGCATTAATAACAATGAATGTAATACCCAGATTGTTATATAAGATTCTGATGGTCCCAGTTTCCATTACCAATGCCATAATTAAAAGAACACATggctagttcagtaccttaacaggAATCATAAAAGGCCCAGGTTAAAGTGGGAAAAATTGCTGCTACCAGTAGCTAAGGGAGACTTGGCACTCCGTAACATAAGGTTATACCAATTGGCTTGTCATTTAGATATATATTGGAatataaaaagataaataaataaaaagaatattgGAATCCTAGATAATAACATAATTGTAAAATCCACTCTGCATGCTTAGACATTAATAAGAAAACTAGAAGCCAGAGCCGGAATGTTGTCGACAGCAACGTCAATTCAAGGACACCCAGAATTTGCTACaacatgatttgagcatttgcTTAGTTGATGAAATCTGATGGAGACAAATTGTTGTCATATGATCAGCTGCGTGCTTAGGGGAATTTGCCACAAAGCATTTTTCAGGTACTTTCAAGTAAGAAGTTTTATTCAAAAAGATTTCATATTTAATATCTGACTCACCCAAGCAGAATAGTTACTTAATAGTCCCCAAATTATGAGATCTATCATTGGAAGCTGTTATTTGGCCCTTATTGAGAATAGTAAGGTACATACAGATACAAAACTACAGATATGGAATACTGATCATGGTCCTTAAATTGACAACGATATTACAGTATCAGATAACATGGATGACTGAGTGGGCTTGCTTAGGGGCCTgacaatggcaacttggtggtggtggtggtggtgcttgaaccaacAAACTTCTGATCAGTATGCCAGTTAAATATTATGTATTAGTTAAATACAGAATAGCctctctgcacacacacaattgtttttcaaattttttattttgtttacatttccaATAAAGCTCTATATTACACAATTCTATACTAAATGGCAAGAAATAACATCATTTATAGCAAACATTTACAGCAAATATTTTTACTGACGATACCAAtctgatgtgtttgtgttgacAGTTCAAGTTTCAGCACATTAACGTTTTTCACCTTATGCACCTTATTGTTGACaaaatttaaaaactcaatttaattaatttaacacTTCGGGTATTCCTGTGTTACAAGAATGGATtgaaatttaattttatatttattgctgaattttccattgttaatttaaaaggCTATCATATATGAATTACTATTTTCATTACAACTTTAAGTTACAGCCACTAGGGAACACAAGCCAGTGTATCTtttgtgccggtcccaagcccgggtaaatggtgagggttgtgtcaggaagggcatccgacgtAAAACACTTTGCCAAAACTAACATGCGAGTTAATCTAAGA
The Trichomycterus rosablanca isolate fTriRos1 chromosome 12, fTriRos1.hap1, whole genome shotgun sequence genome window above contains:
- the creb1b gene encoding LOW QUALITY PROTEIN: cyclic AMP-responsive element-binding protein 1b (The sequence of the model RefSeq protein was modified relative to this genomic sequence to represent the inferred CDS: inserted 1 base in 1 codon; substituted 2 bases at 2 genomic stop codons), translated to METFTFTGVGVVDSVTDSQQRREILSRCHSYRKILNDLSSDTPIVQRIEEEKSEEDTAPAXTVTVPAPIYQTSSGQXIAITQGGAIQLASNDTDGMQGLQTLSMTNAVAAQPGTTILQYAQTSDGQQIVVPSNXAVVQVVTFTFNDLAHTYHMFQAYQICTAASAIAPGVVMASSAALPSQGCTKEAPCKREVHLTSNRQE